The following coding sequences lie in one Rutidosis leptorrhynchoides isolate AG116_Rl617_1_P2 chromosome 4, CSIRO_AGI_Rlap_v1, whole genome shotgun sequence genomic window:
- the LOC139839687 gene encoding probable LRR receptor-like serine/threonine-protein kinase At1g63430, whose product MIQLNPIHVLVITLGIFIATCDAAQPIEVHALSMFKEGIFDDPLLALSNWNALDPDPCNWVGVSCSGDQVTKVNISGSSITGFIARELFQLSSLQELILHGNKLIGPIPKEIGSLKKLRILDLGMNQISGPIPHEIGNMVSIVIINLQSNGLTGQLPSELANLKNLRELRLDRNKLRGTVPGANASDFVSNTQDMYASSRLGFCRSASLKVADFSYNFLIGSIPKCLGYLPRTSFQGNCLPYKDIKQRTSEQCGGSPPSKHKSGEVKHHVDSVGHNQQASRSKPAWLLALEIVTGVMVGSLFVVAILTTVHRCKNKSSNIIPWKKSGSDKDHMSYYSDPNLLKDVTRFNRHELEVACEDFSNIIGSSSDSLVYKGNLNGGPEIAVISLCVKEEHWSGYLELYFQKEVADLARLNHENAGKLLGYCIDNTPFTRMLVFEYASNGTLYEHLHYEEGCQLSWTRRMKIVIGIAKGLKYLHTEIEPPFTISELNSSAVYLTDDFSPKLVDFESWKTILTRSENSSRCISNEGAICVLPSSLQGRHLDIQGNIYTFGVLLLEIISGRPTLCKDKGCLVDWAKDYLEKPEEMASVVDPALKHFREEDLKVICEVVSICIHLRPRDQVSMQDLCAILESKIDTSVSSELKASSLAWAELALSS is encoded by the exons ATGATACAGTTGAATCCAATTCATGTTTTAGTTATTACTTTGGGAATCTTTATAGCTACTTGTGATGCTGCCCAACCAATTGAAG TTCATGCACTTTCCATGTTCAAAGAAGGGATCTTTGATGACCCATTATTGGCTTTATCAAATTGGAATGCTCTAGATCCAGATCCTTGTAACTGGGTTGGTGTTTCTTGTTCAGGAGATCAAGTGACAAAAGT GAACATTTCTGGCTCATCTATAACGGGATTTATTGCTCGTGAACTTTTTCAGCTGTCTTCATTACAAGAACT GATTTTACATGGAAACAAACTCATTGGTCCAATACCAAAAGAAATTGGATCATTAAAGAAGTTACGGATTTTAGATTTGGGGATGAACCAGATATCTGGACCGATTCCTCATGAAATCGGGAATATGGTTAGCATTGTTATAAT AAACCTGCAATCAAATGGGTTGACCGGTCAACTGCCTTCCGAGCTTGCCAATCTTAAGAACCTTCGAGAGCTTCGGTTGGACAGAAACAAGTTGCGCGGAACTGTTCCAGGTGCCAATGCTTCAGATTTTGTTTCCAACACACAAGATAT GTACGCGTCTTCGAGATTGGGATTTTGTCGTTCGGCTTCCTTAAAAGTTGCTGATTTCTCTTACAACTTTCTTATAGGAAGCATACCTAAATGCTTAGGGTACCTTCCTAG GACAAGTTTTCAGGGTAACTGCCTACCATATAAAGATATCAAGCAGCGAACTTCTGAACAATGTG GTGGCAGCCCGCCAAGTAAGCATAAAAGTGGAGAGGTGAAGCACCATGTTGATTCAGTTGGGCACAACCAGCAGGCTTCTCGTTCGAAACCAGCATGGCTTTTAGCTTTAGAAATTGTAACAGGAGTAATGGTTGGTTCGCTCTTTGTTGTTGCGATTCTAACGACTGTTCACCGATGTAAAAACAAATCTTCAAATATTATCCCTTGGAAGAAATCTGGTAGTGATAAAGACCATATGTCATACTATTCGG ATCCTAATTTGTTAAAGGATGTGACGAGATTCAATCGACATGAACTTGAAGTAGCGTGTGAAGATTTTAGTAACATTATTGGGTCCTCATCAGATAGTTTAGTTTATAAGGGAAATCTGAACGGTGGGCCCGAAATAGCTGTAATATCCCTATGTGTTAAAGAGGAACATTGGAGTGGCTATCTTGAACTCTATTTTCAAAAGGAG GTGGCAGATTTAGCACGGTTAAATCACGAGAATGCGGGGAAACTTTTGGGTTATTGCATAGATAATACTCCATTTACGAGAATGCTAGTCTTCGAATATGCATCAAACGGAACGTTGTACGAGCACCTTCATT ATGAAGAAGGGTGTCAACTAAGTTGGACAAGAAGAATGAAGATTGTTATAGGCATTGCAAAAGGTCTAAAGTATCTTCACACAGAAATTGAACCACCGTTTACTATATCCGAGTTGAATTCTAGTGCGGTGTATCTCACAGATGATTTTTCCCCAAAG CTAGTTGATTTCGAAAGCTGGAAAACTATACTTACAAGATCAGAAAATAGCTCGCGTTGTATCAGCAACGAGGGTGCGATTTGCGTTCTCCCAAGTTCGTTGCAAGGACGACACTTAGATATCCAGGGTAACATTTACACTTTTGGTGTTCTTCTCTTGGAGATAATCAGCGGACGGCCCACACTCTGTAAAGACAAAGGATGCCTCGTAGATTGG GCTAAAGATTATCTTGAAAAACCAGAAGAAATGGCTTCAGTTGTCGATCCAGCACTAAAACATTTTCGAGAGGAGGATTTGAAGGTGATATGTGAAGTAGTTTCGATCTGCATTCATCTAAGGCCTCGAGATCAAGTCTCAATGCAAGATTTGTGTGCAATTTTAGAAAGCAAAATCGACACTTCTGTTTCTTCAGAACTCAAGGCATCTTCGTTAGCTTGGGCCGAGCTTGCACTTTCATCTTGA